The Acinetobacter sp. GSS19 genome includes a region encoding these proteins:
- a CDS encoding cold-shock protein — MTAREQGVVKWFNDTKGFGFIQRNGGDDVFVHFRAIQGEGHRSLRDGQRVEFSVVKGQKGFQAEEVQPLD, encoded by the coding sequence ATGACAGCTCGTGAACAAGGCGTAGTAAAGTGGTTTAACGACACTAAAGGTTTTGGTTTTATTCAACGCAATGGCGGTGACGATGTATTCGTTCACTTCCGTGCAATTCAAGGCGAAGGCCACCGTTCTTTACGTGACGGTCAACGTGTTGAATTCAGCGTAGTTAAAGGCCAAAAAGGCTTCCAAGCTGAAGAAGTTCAGCCGTTAGACTAA